The following coding sequences lie in one Arachis hypogaea cultivar Tifrunner chromosome 9, arahy.Tifrunner.gnm2.J5K5, whole genome shotgun sequence genomic window:
- the LOC112711589 gene encoding uncharacterized protein, with amino-acid sequence MENMQYAEELVREFLVFRGFTNTLQSYDSELRTDLGKGFHVDKILDLIFSLYVPKFQADRLVALLSFFKHYLSSSSETALLSTLSKIQTSLLRFYVVHALQANRRDRVIDFFAVHGSDLLQRSQDWTRWFAIPYVKNPNQDPEFRVYFSKEWYEALHLSVRNFFSEIFNGTRLPALLKISSEMNATNVLKRDILNLNIKLAELQALLDEKEAKLSHYRSMEGSISSLSNLREESSQMSRGFPEVSPTAVPRAVQTEINQDSVVNGAANIQSEYVNSKSGDNSTGALNDRVGNDGSGDTMQTVHESPSIEISGEVCGEEDFPDVKVEHQETFLGHTSPISRCCFSASGNNIASASLDGTVRIWTYDSSTPVSRNATIYCGTEILSLDWECKSDRLLLIGTSDGCIKAWNVDAKRVVCDLNTTQAFPSVLDIKCSPVEPIFVSAATSGGAGSNYFDNLGFASLTVWNMKTWKPMTVLPLGEDPPAITSLCFNHNGKILAASAVDGMIHMFDMSAGLQITGWPAHDSSISSILFGPDETSIFSLGSDRKIFEWSLQNQGQILWSRDCSRFSYPLKGPQYCRHEMALDASGRRLLVTSSSVRAPIYQVQGHLNGWRTLPHGAPITAVDWHPTSPIFLTGSADNSVRVTSLS; translated from the exons ATGGAGAACATGCAGTACGCGGAGGAGCTGGTTCGGGAGTTCCTCGTCTTCCGAGGCTTCACCAACACTCTCCAATCCTACGACTCTGAGCTCCGAACCGATCTTGGAAAGGGCTTCCACGTCGATAAGATCCTCGACCTCATCTTCTCCCTCTACGTTCCCAAATTCCAAGCCGATAGGCTCGTTGCCCTCCTCTCCTTCTTTAAGCACTACCTCTCCTCTTCTTCCGAAACCGCACTCCTTTCTACGCTCTCCAAAATCCAAACTTCTCTTCTCCGCTTCTACGTCGTTCACGCCTTGCAAGCCAATCGCAGGGACAGAGTCATCGACTTCTTCGCTGTCCATGGCAGTGACCTCTTGCAACGCTCACAGGATTGGACTCGCTGGTTCG CGATTCCTTATGTTAAGAATCCGAACCAGGATCCTGAATTTCGGGTTTATTTCTCCAAGGAGTGGTATGAGGCCTTGCATCTTTCTGTCAGAAACTTCTTTAGCGAGATATTCAATGGAACTC GGCTACCTGCACTGCTGAAGATCAGTTCAGAGATGAATGCCACCAACGTACTCAAAAGAGATATCCTAAATCTGAATATTAAATTGGCAGAGCTTCAGGCTTTGCTTGATGAGAAAGAAGCGAAGTTATCACACTATAGGAG TATGGAAGGAAGCATTAGTTCATTGAGCAATTTGCGGGAGGAAAGTTCTCAGATGTCAAGAGGTTTTCCAGAGGTTTCCCCAACTGCTGTTCCACGAGCAGTTCAAACAGAAATTAACCAAGATTCAGTTGTGAATGGAGCTGCAAATATTCAGTCTGAGTATGTCAATTCCAAGTCAGGTGATAATTCAACTGGGGCATTGAATGATCGTGTTGGAAATGATGGATCAGGCGATACCATGCAAACAGTTCATGAAAGTCCAAGTATAG AAATTAGTGGAGAAGTTTGTGGTGAAGAAGATTTTCCTGATGTCAAAGTAGAGCACCAG GAGACGTTCTTGGGGCATACTAGTCCAATCAGCCGATGTTGCTTCTCTGCTTCCGGGAACAATATCGCTAGTGCTTCTCTAGATGGAACTGTTAG AATATGGACATATGATTCATCAACTCCGGTGTCTAGAAATGCAACCATATATTGTGGCACAGAAATTTTGTCTCTTGACTGGGAATGTAAATCTGATCGCTTG CTGTTAATAGGTACATCAGATGGGTGTATTAAGGCATGGAATGTAGATGCAAAGAGAGTTGTTTGTGATCTCAATACAACTCAAGCATTTCCAAg TGTCTTGGACATAAAGTGCAGTCCCGTGGAACCTATTTTTGTATCTGCAGCAACATCTGGAGG TGCTGGTTCCAATTATTTTGACAACCTGGGTTTTGCTTCTCTCACTGTGTGGAACATGAAGACGTGGAAACCCATG ACAGTCCTTCCTCTTGGAGAAGATCCACCAGCTATTACTTCTCTATGCTTTAATCACAATGGAAAAATTTTAGCTGCTTCTGCTGTTGATGGAATGATCCACATGTTTG ACATGTCTGCTGGCCTACAAATTACTGGCTGGCCTGCACATGATTCTTCTATCAGTTCTATTCTTTTTGGACCGGATGAGACTAGCATTTTTAGCCTGGGCTCTGACAGGAAG ATTTTTGAGTGGAGTTTGCAAAATCAAGGTCAAATTCTATGGTCAAGAGACTGCAGTAG GTTCTCTTACCCTCTGAAAGGTCCACAATATTGCAGACATGAGATGGCATTAGATGCAAGTGGGAGAAGACTCTTGGTAACGTCTAGTTCAGTTAGAGCCCCCATATACCAG GTTCAAGGTCATTTAAATGGTTGGAGAACACTTCCTCATGGTGCTCCTATTACTGCTGTGGATTGGCATCCTACCTCGCCCATTTTCCTGACTGGATCAGCTGATAACTCTGTCCGAGTGACATCTTTATCATAG